One Brassica napus cultivar Da-Ae chromosome A5, Da-Ae, whole genome shotgun sequence DNA window includes the following coding sequences:
- the LOC106450420 gene encoding DExH-box ATP-dependent RNA helicase DExH8 isoform X1 encodes MAPSSPSSSSESFPLPSSNFASLPVAAMKRRIVEKILENRVTLIVGEPGCGKSSQVPQYLLEANMSPILCTQPRRFAVVAVAKMVAKSRNSDLGDEIGYHIGHSKILSQGYVISKIVFKTAGVLLDEMLDKGLSALKYKVIILDEVHERSVESDLVLVCVKQFLMKNSDLRVVLMSATADITRYRDYFKELGRGERVEVVAIPSPDQRTIFQRRVFYLEQVAGLLGVSSDFSAYCPGPSPSSADTEIKPDLQNLIHDLILHIHGKEPDIEKSILVFLPTYYSLEQQWYQLEPFRASFEVHILHRSIDTERALAAMKICRSRRKVILATNIAESSVTIPKVAYVIDSCRSLQVFWDASRKRDAVQLVWVSRSQAEQRRGRTGRTCDGEVYRLVPSAFFNKLEEHETPAILQLSLRQQVLHICCTESRAINDANALLGKAMDPPNPEVIDDALSMLLSIQALRKSPRGRYEPTFYGRLLASFPLSFDASILVVKFGEMGMLREGILLGVLMDTQPLPINHPFGDDAQFLEYVDHYFCGESSKTISGGRREMVLMANLCAFQFWQRVFKDKHRLESLKQLLSKEKDKDVKLILPVIEQEWCDFHNISRSSFNHVSEMYEDTLSSIHRFRPQFISSSDSLPTYYDPYEFDHTCCVECQASGDRYQHSEDQPPLETRKCISLPFVPPNAFQANAIAKNMANIIKEIRTQGTISDNGHGAIEPEAYADNGEAPVCVYFLNGFCNRGDQCPFSHTLQSTRPACRFFTSSQGCRNGESCMFSHAMRRQTTQSYSTPPCLPEEDDSSTSPLLDLFPTSSEGCILVLDDSDMHFTSSIAHRYPSWKILSTSSSSETLFCDSSLGDTRIFWGLSHPYETIISKAGEENAIPWNEVTCVLWFLNPDSYGETPEKQKAVVQNFFEYMAIRILGDGLYDIRVVLTMNNIMFSNLQVEKLARDSFFFLGESFPHNSVIFGEFSDTVTIQKPMLVSRPVSYVFDLHPPTDTQFGEYTSGLHNSLHNQ; translated from the exons ATGGCGCCTTCTTCACCATCCTCGTCTTCGGAATCCTTTCCGTTACCCTCGTCGAACTTCGCTTCGCTTCCTGTTGCGGCGATGAAGAGGAGAATCGTCGAGAAAATCCTCGAGAATCGCGTCACCCTCATCGTCGGCGAACCCGGTTGCG GGAAGAGTTCGCAAGTTCCACAGTACCTTCTGGAAGCAAACATGTCACCCATCCTCTGTACACAGCCTCGCCGTTTTGCGGTTGTTGCTGTTGCTAAGATGGTTGCTAAATCTCGCAACTCTGATTTAGGCGATGAAATTGGTTACCACATTGGTCACTCCAAGATCCTCTCTCAAGGGTATGTAAT CTCGAAAATTGTGTTCAAAACTGCTGGAGTTTTGCTGGATGAAATGCTAGACAAGGGCTTGAGCGCACTTAAGTACAAGGTCATCATTCTTGATGAAGTGCATGAAAGATCCGTGGAGTCCGACCTTGTCCTTGTCTGTGTTAAGCAGTTTCTCATGAAGAATAGTGACCTCAG gGTTGTCTTAATGTCTGCAACTGCTGATATAACAAGATACAGAGATTACTTTAAAGAACTCGGCAGGGGTGAACGGGTTGAAGTGGTCGCTATTCCTAGTCCTGATCAGAGAACAATTTTCCAGAGAAGAGTATTCTATCTTGAGCAG GTTGCAGGATTGCTTGGTGTGAGTTCTGATTTTTCAGCTTACTGTCCTGGTCCAAGTCCTTCTTCAGCTGATACTGAAATCAAACCGGATCTGCAGAATCTTATTCATGATCTCATCTTACATATTCATGGAAAGGAACCAGACATTGAGAAGAGTATTTTGGTTTTCCTTCCAACATACTACTCACTTGAGCAGCAGTGGTATCAATTGGAACCATTTCGGGCATCTTTTGAGGTTCACATACTGCACCGAAGCATTGACACCGAACGAGCTCTGGCGGCTATGAAGATATGCAGATCCCGTCGCAAG GTAATATTGGCTACAAATATTGCGGAATCTTCAGTGACAATACCCAAAGTGGCCTATGTCATAGACTCGTGCCGGTCTCTGCAAGTGTTCTGGGATGCATCCAGGAAAAGAGATGCAGTTCAGCTTGTTTGGGTCTCTAGATCTCAG GCCGAGCAGCGTAGAGGGAGGACAGGTCGAACATGTGATGGTGAGGTTTATCGCCTGGTGCCGAGTGCATTCTTCAACAAGCTTGAAGAGCATGAGACCCCAGCTATACTTCAGCTGTCATTGAGACAACAAGTTCTCCACATTTGCTGCACAGAATCCAGAGCCATTAACGATGCAAACG CACTGCTGGGAAAAGCTATGGATCCACCAAACCCAGAAGTTATTGATGATGCTTTGAGTATGCTATTAAGCATACAAGCATTGCGGAAATCTCCTAGGGGACGCTACGAGCCAACATTTTATGGAAGGTTGCTTGCCAGCTTTCCATTGTCCTTTGATGCGTCCATTCTCGTCGTCAAGTTTGGCGAAATGGGAATGCTAAGAGAAGGGATTCTGTTAGGTGTCTTGATGGATACCCAACCGCTTCCTATCAATCATCCATTTGGAGATGATGCACAG TTTTTGGAGTATGTTGACCACTATTTTTGTGGAGAGAGCAGCAAGACCATTTCTGGTGGCCGGAGGGAGATGGTACTCATGGCGAACCTATGTGCGTTTCAGTTTTGGCAGCGTGTCTTTAAG GATAAGCATCGTCTTGAaagcttaaaacaactattgtcgaaagaaaaagacaaagatGTCAAGTTGATACTTCCTGTGATTGAACAAGAGTGGTGTGATTTCCACAATATTTCCCGGTCATCGTTCAATCACGTATCTGAGATGT ATGAAGATACACTAAGCTCAATTCATCGTTTCAGACCTCAATTCATTAGCTCTTCTGATTCTCTCCCAACCTATTACGATCCATATGAATTTGATCACACATGCTGTGTTGAGTGCCAAGCCTCTGGGGATAGATATCAACACTCTGAGGATCAACCTCCCCTTGAAACAAGAAAATGTATATCGCTGCCGTTTGTTCCTCCTAACGCATTCCAAGCTAATGCCATCGCAAAAAACATGGCCAATATTATCAAAGAG ATAAGAACGCAGGGCACAATATCTGATAATGGCCATGGAGCAATCGAACCTGAGGCTTACGCTGACAATGGAGAGGCCCCAGTCTGCGTATATTTTCTTAATGGATTTTGCAATCGAGGTGACCAATGCCCGTTCTCTCATACTCTTCAGTCAACAAGACCAGCCTGCAGATTCTTCACGTCATCGCAG GGATGTCGGAACGGAGAATCTTGTATGTTTTCACATGCCATGCGAAGACAGACAACACAATCCTATTCTACTCCCCCATGCCTTCCAGAAGAAGATGACTCTTCCACTTCGCCTCTCCTGGATTTGTTTCCAACTTCTTCTGAGGGATGCATTCTTGTACTCGATGACTCTGACATGCATTTCACTTCAAGTATAGCCCACCGTTATCCATCCTGGAAAATACTCTCCACGTCATCTTCTTCAGAGACGCTTTTCTGTGATTCTTCACTTGGGGACACAAGAATCTTCTGGGGTCTCAGTCATCCTTACGAAACCATCATCTCAAAAGCAGGAGAGGAGAACGCAATCCCATGGAATGAAGTGACATGCGTGCTGTGGTTCCTTAACCCAGACAGCTATGGCGAAACTCCTGAGAAACAGAAAGCAGTTGtgcagaatttcttcgagtacATGGCAATCAGAATACTCGGCGATGGTCTTTACGATATCCGAGTAGTTCTGACTATGAACAACATCATGTTCTCAAACTTACAG GTTGAGAAGCTAGCCagagacagcttcttcttccttgGAGAGTCTTTCCCGCACAATTCAGTGATCTTCGGTGAATTTTCAGACACTGTCACCATCCAGAAGCCTATGCTAGTCTCTAGACCAGTCTCGTACGTCTTTGATCTCCATCCACCTACTGACACCCAGTTTGGTGAGTACACCTCTGGCCTTCACAACTCTCTTCACAACCAATGA
- the LOC106450420 gene encoding DExH-box ATP-dependent RNA helicase DExH8 isoform X2 yields MAPSSPSSSSESFPLPSSNFASLPVAAMKRRIVEKILENRVTLIVGEPGCGKSSQVPQYLLEANMSPILCTQPRRFAVVAVAKMVAKSRNSDLGDEIGYHIGHSKILSQGSKIVFKTAGVLLDEMLDKGLSALKYKVIILDEVHERSVESDLVLVCVKQFLMKNSDLRVVLMSATADITRYRDYFKELGRGERVEVVAIPSPDQRTIFQRRVFYLEQVAGLLGVSSDFSAYCPGPSPSSADTEIKPDLQNLIHDLILHIHGKEPDIEKSILVFLPTYYSLEQQWYQLEPFRASFEVHILHRSIDTERALAAMKICRSRRKVILATNIAESSVTIPKVAYVIDSCRSLQVFWDASRKRDAVQLVWVSRSQAEQRRGRTGRTCDGEVYRLVPSAFFNKLEEHETPAILQLSLRQQVLHICCTESRAINDANALLGKAMDPPNPEVIDDALSMLLSIQALRKSPRGRYEPTFYGRLLASFPLSFDASILVVKFGEMGMLREGILLGVLMDTQPLPINHPFGDDAQFLEYVDHYFCGESSKTISGGRREMVLMANLCAFQFWQRVFKDKHRLESLKQLLSKEKDKDVKLILPVIEQEWCDFHNISRSSFNHVSEMYEDTLSSIHRFRPQFISSSDSLPTYYDPYEFDHTCCVECQASGDRYQHSEDQPPLETRKCISLPFVPPNAFQANAIAKNMANIIKEIRTQGTISDNGHGAIEPEAYADNGEAPVCVYFLNGFCNRGDQCPFSHTLQSTRPACRFFTSSQGCRNGESCMFSHAMRRQTTQSYSTPPCLPEEDDSSTSPLLDLFPTSSEGCILVLDDSDMHFTSSIAHRYPSWKILSTSSSSETLFCDSSLGDTRIFWGLSHPYETIISKAGEENAIPWNEVTCVLWFLNPDSYGETPEKQKAVVQNFFEYMAIRILGDGLYDIRVVLTMNNIMFSNLQVEKLARDSFFFLGESFPHNSVIFGEFSDTVTIQKPMLVSRPVSYVFDLHPPTDTQFGEYTSGLHNSLHNQ; encoded by the exons ATGGCGCCTTCTTCACCATCCTCGTCTTCGGAATCCTTTCCGTTACCCTCGTCGAACTTCGCTTCGCTTCCTGTTGCGGCGATGAAGAGGAGAATCGTCGAGAAAATCCTCGAGAATCGCGTCACCCTCATCGTCGGCGAACCCGGTTGCG GGAAGAGTTCGCAAGTTCCACAGTACCTTCTGGAAGCAAACATGTCACCCATCCTCTGTACACAGCCTCGCCGTTTTGCGGTTGTTGCTGTTGCTAAGATGGTTGCTAAATCTCGCAACTCTGATTTAGGCGATGAAATTGGTTACCACATTGGTCACTCCAAGATCCTCTCTCAAGG CTCGAAAATTGTGTTCAAAACTGCTGGAGTTTTGCTGGATGAAATGCTAGACAAGGGCTTGAGCGCACTTAAGTACAAGGTCATCATTCTTGATGAAGTGCATGAAAGATCCGTGGAGTCCGACCTTGTCCTTGTCTGTGTTAAGCAGTTTCTCATGAAGAATAGTGACCTCAG gGTTGTCTTAATGTCTGCAACTGCTGATATAACAAGATACAGAGATTACTTTAAAGAACTCGGCAGGGGTGAACGGGTTGAAGTGGTCGCTATTCCTAGTCCTGATCAGAGAACAATTTTCCAGAGAAGAGTATTCTATCTTGAGCAG GTTGCAGGATTGCTTGGTGTGAGTTCTGATTTTTCAGCTTACTGTCCTGGTCCAAGTCCTTCTTCAGCTGATACTGAAATCAAACCGGATCTGCAGAATCTTATTCATGATCTCATCTTACATATTCATGGAAAGGAACCAGACATTGAGAAGAGTATTTTGGTTTTCCTTCCAACATACTACTCACTTGAGCAGCAGTGGTATCAATTGGAACCATTTCGGGCATCTTTTGAGGTTCACATACTGCACCGAAGCATTGACACCGAACGAGCTCTGGCGGCTATGAAGATATGCAGATCCCGTCGCAAG GTAATATTGGCTACAAATATTGCGGAATCTTCAGTGACAATACCCAAAGTGGCCTATGTCATAGACTCGTGCCGGTCTCTGCAAGTGTTCTGGGATGCATCCAGGAAAAGAGATGCAGTTCAGCTTGTTTGGGTCTCTAGATCTCAG GCCGAGCAGCGTAGAGGGAGGACAGGTCGAACATGTGATGGTGAGGTTTATCGCCTGGTGCCGAGTGCATTCTTCAACAAGCTTGAAGAGCATGAGACCCCAGCTATACTTCAGCTGTCATTGAGACAACAAGTTCTCCACATTTGCTGCACAGAATCCAGAGCCATTAACGATGCAAACG CACTGCTGGGAAAAGCTATGGATCCACCAAACCCAGAAGTTATTGATGATGCTTTGAGTATGCTATTAAGCATACAAGCATTGCGGAAATCTCCTAGGGGACGCTACGAGCCAACATTTTATGGAAGGTTGCTTGCCAGCTTTCCATTGTCCTTTGATGCGTCCATTCTCGTCGTCAAGTTTGGCGAAATGGGAATGCTAAGAGAAGGGATTCTGTTAGGTGTCTTGATGGATACCCAACCGCTTCCTATCAATCATCCATTTGGAGATGATGCACAG TTTTTGGAGTATGTTGACCACTATTTTTGTGGAGAGAGCAGCAAGACCATTTCTGGTGGCCGGAGGGAGATGGTACTCATGGCGAACCTATGTGCGTTTCAGTTTTGGCAGCGTGTCTTTAAG GATAAGCATCGTCTTGAaagcttaaaacaactattgtcgaaagaaaaagacaaagatGTCAAGTTGATACTTCCTGTGATTGAACAAGAGTGGTGTGATTTCCACAATATTTCCCGGTCATCGTTCAATCACGTATCTGAGATGT ATGAAGATACACTAAGCTCAATTCATCGTTTCAGACCTCAATTCATTAGCTCTTCTGATTCTCTCCCAACCTATTACGATCCATATGAATTTGATCACACATGCTGTGTTGAGTGCCAAGCCTCTGGGGATAGATATCAACACTCTGAGGATCAACCTCCCCTTGAAACAAGAAAATGTATATCGCTGCCGTTTGTTCCTCCTAACGCATTCCAAGCTAATGCCATCGCAAAAAACATGGCCAATATTATCAAAGAG ATAAGAACGCAGGGCACAATATCTGATAATGGCCATGGAGCAATCGAACCTGAGGCTTACGCTGACAATGGAGAGGCCCCAGTCTGCGTATATTTTCTTAATGGATTTTGCAATCGAGGTGACCAATGCCCGTTCTCTCATACTCTTCAGTCAACAAGACCAGCCTGCAGATTCTTCACGTCATCGCAG GGATGTCGGAACGGAGAATCTTGTATGTTTTCACATGCCATGCGAAGACAGACAACACAATCCTATTCTACTCCCCCATGCCTTCCAGAAGAAGATGACTCTTCCACTTCGCCTCTCCTGGATTTGTTTCCAACTTCTTCTGAGGGATGCATTCTTGTACTCGATGACTCTGACATGCATTTCACTTCAAGTATAGCCCACCGTTATCCATCCTGGAAAATACTCTCCACGTCATCTTCTTCAGAGACGCTTTTCTGTGATTCTTCACTTGGGGACACAAGAATCTTCTGGGGTCTCAGTCATCCTTACGAAACCATCATCTCAAAAGCAGGAGAGGAGAACGCAATCCCATGGAATGAAGTGACATGCGTGCTGTGGTTCCTTAACCCAGACAGCTATGGCGAAACTCCTGAGAAACAGAAAGCAGTTGtgcagaatttcttcgagtacATGGCAATCAGAATACTCGGCGATGGTCTTTACGATATCCGAGTAGTTCTGACTATGAACAACATCATGTTCTCAAACTTACAG GTTGAGAAGCTAGCCagagacagcttcttcttccttgGAGAGTCTTTCCCGCACAATTCAGTGATCTTCGGTGAATTTTCAGACACTGTCACCATCCAGAAGCCTATGCTAGTCTCTAGACCAGTCTCGTACGTCTTTGATCTCCATCCACCTACTGACACCCAGTTTGGTGAGTACACCTCTGGCCTTCACAACTCTCTTCACAACCAATGA